The Methanofollis sp. genome includes the window GATGATGTTCTCGATCCCGACAAACCGCGCCACAGGCCTGTTCTTCGGCATCGCAAAGACCTCACGCGGCGTACCGATCTGGGCGAAGACACCGTCCATCAGCACCCCGATCCTGTGGGCGAGCCTCTGGCCCTGGAGCATGTCGTGAGTCGAGAGGACCACTGTCTGGTTCAGTTCCCTGTTGATCCGCGCGATCAGGTCCTCGATCGCCTCGGTCGCCACAGGATCGAGGTTTGCGGTCGGTTCGTCGAGGAGGAGGACGGCCGGGTCGGTGACGACCGCACGCGCGATGGCGACCCTCTGCATCTCCCCGCCGGAGAGGGTCTTCGCCTTCCTCTTCTCATAGCCGGAAAGCCCGATCACCTCCAGGGCGGCCGCGATCTTCTCCCTGATCCCGGCCTCGGGGACATGCCTGATCCGCAGGCCGATCGCGATGTTGTCATAGACAGTCTCATTGAAGGCCGCCGGTTTCTGGAAGACCATCGCCATCCGCCGTCTGAACCCGAGGGCGCTCCCCCGGTCCGCGTGGATGGCGGCGCCGTCGAGGAGGATCTCCCCGCCCGAGGGGGTGTCGAGGAGGTTGATCAGGCGGAGGAGGGTGGACTTGCCCGATCCCGAGGGGCCGATGATCGCGAAGATCTCGCCGTCCAGGATCGCCGCGTTCACGTCTTTCAGGACGACCTTCTCGCCGAAATTCTTTGCAACATGCCTGAGTTCGATCATGGTTCACCGCTGCTGGTAGATGGTCACCACCGTGTTCACGATGAGGGCGATGCCGAGGAGGATGATCCCGAGGGCGATCGAGGTGCCGATATTCCACTGCGAGGTGTTGAGGGTGATCGCCGTCGTCAGGACGCGGGTTCGACCATAGATGTTCCCGCCGATGAGGATCGCCGCACCGACCTCGGAGATCGCCCGGCCGAAGCCGAGGGCGACCGCCCCTAGGATCGCAAACCGGGCCTCCCTGACGACGTGTTTTAGGAACTGGAGACGTGTCGCCCCGAGGGAGAGGATCGTGTCCCTGATCGTCGCGTCCACGCCCGAGAGCGCGGTGATCGTGAGCCCGGTCATGATGGGGAGAACCAGGATAGTCTGGGCAAGGATCATCGCCTGCGGCGTGAAGAGAATGCCGAGAAAACCGAGAGGGCCATGGCGGGTGAGGAGGAGGAAGAGGAGCAGGCCGACGATGACGGTCGGCAAGGAGTACAGGGTCTGGATAAGTTGAATCAGGACTTTTTTGCCGGGGAACTCGTTGAACGTGACCGAGGCCCCGAAGGGGACGGCGATGAGCGTCGCCGCA containing:
- a CDS encoding ABC transporter ATP-binding protein codes for the protein MIELRHVAKNFGEKVVLKDVNAAILDGEIFAIIGPSGSGKSTLLRLINLLDTPSGGEILLDGAAIHADRGSALGFRRRMAMVFQKPAAFNETVYDNIAIGLRIRHVPEAGIREKIAAALEVIGLSGYEKRKAKTLSGGEMQRVAIARAVVTDPAVLLLDEPTANLDPVATEAIEDLIARINRELNQTVVLSTHDMLQGQRLAHRIGVLMDGVFAQIGTPREVFAMPKNRPVARFVGIENIIEGMVRENSDGVAAIAAGGVTIAAVTPLGPGTKVCACIKPEDITIHLADGTGISARNVLSGRVTGVRAYGPLNHLTVDCGIPFTVLVTWKSAEELGIREGMKVKISFKASAVHVVED
- a CDS encoding ABC transporter permease, which encodes MGFIIDGILEAVHLIVTLDPDVIEITALSLVVSLTATVAATLIAVPFGASVTFNEFPGKKVLIQLIQTLYSLPTVIVGLLLFLLLTRHGPLGFLGILFTPQAMILAQTILVLPIMTGLTITALSGVDATIRDTILSLGATRLQFLKHVVREARFAILGAVALGFGRAISEVGAAILIGGNIYGRTRVLTTAITLNTSQWNIGTSIALGIILLGIALIVNTVVTIYQQR